In a genomic window of Chryseobacterium sp. G0162:
- a CDS encoding phosphotransferase enzyme family protein, whose translation MEINNIVTQFINTGNYTLSPINDGLINTTYLLEDLDQQKKFILQKINHSVFKQPEVIVSNHLMVNELLRSNNYEFQIIEPIPSLTGQLLVKDANDEPWRMLSFVENSITFLTVPSLQTAFEAAKAFSYFLNIVNTEKLPAIEDTLPNFLNFKKRIEDYKKALENAVPHLKESAKAEIEITNQLISLPEEWIEMEKSNLIPKRIIHADVKISNILFDQNHQPLAVIDLDTMMISTLLYDFGTMIQSYTNTTHEDDGSAKNNFNPEMYEAVKKGFLFYLKEKLTPEEYAHLDYAAQVAIYIQEVRFLTDYLNGSVYYSTKYPEHNLDRTRNQLELLKGLRAYLSY comes from the coding sequence ATGGAAATAAATAATATTGTAACACAGTTTATCAATACTGGCAATTATACTCTTTCTCCTATCAATGACGGCCTAATTAATACGACTTATCTTTTAGAAGATCTGGATCAGCAGAAAAAATTTATTCTGCAAAAGATCAATCACTCTGTTTTTAAGCAGCCGGAAGTGATTGTCAGCAATCATTTAATGGTTAATGAACTTCTTAGATCGAATAATTATGAATTTCAAATCATAGAGCCTATCCCTTCTCTTACGGGCCAACTTCTGGTAAAAGATGCCAATGATGAACCATGGCGAATGTTAAGCTTTGTAGAAAACAGCATTACCTTTCTTACCGTTCCTTCTTTACAAACCGCTTTTGAGGCCGCTAAAGCCTTCAGCTATTTCCTGAATATCGTAAATACTGAAAAGCTGCCCGCTATTGAAGATACCCTTCCTAATTTCCTCAATTTCAAAAAAAGAATTGAAGACTACAAAAAGGCACTAGAAAACGCTGTTCCTCATTTAAAAGAGAGTGCAAAGGCTGAAATAGAAATCACCAACCAGCTTATTTCCTTACCTGAGGAATGGATAGAAATGGAGAAAAGCAATCTGATCCCTAAAAGAATCATCCATGCTGATGTAAAAATCAGTAATATCCTCTTCGATCAAAATCATCAGCCATTAGCGGTAATCGATCTGGACACCATGATGATTTCTACTCTTTTATATGATTTCGGAACAATGATTCAGTCTTACACCAATACCACTCATGAAGATGACGGAAGTGCTAAAAACAATTTCAATCCTGAAATGTATGAAGCTGTAAAAAAAGGATTTCTTTTCTATTTAAAGGAAAAACTGACTCCGGAAGAGTATGCCCACCTTGATTATGCTGCACAAGTCGCCATTTATATTCAAGAGGTTCGTTTTTTAACTGATTATCTGAATGGAAGCGTTTATTATTCTACAAAATATCCGGAACATAATCTGGACAGGACAAGAAATCAACTGGAATTATTGAAAGGACTGAGAGCCTATTTAAGCTACTAA
- a CDS encoding DNA-deoxyinosine glycosylase, with protein sequence MQNRISSFPPLIDEQSEILILGSIPGVKSLEMQQYYAHPQNKFWRIILELLNEEFTEDYSKRMETLKKHHIALWDVIDSCERKGSLDSEIKNEEANQIEELLERHPNVKAIFCNGGKSYKNLQKILGKNYKLPIFLMPSTSPLHTISFERKFEEWKKVLGFLKV encoded by the coding sequence ATGCAAAACCGTATTTCATCATTTCCCCCTCTCATCGATGAACAGTCTGAAATTTTAATTCTGGGTTCTATTCCCGGAGTAAAATCATTGGAAATGCAGCAATATTATGCCCATCCCCAAAACAAATTCTGGAGAATTATTCTTGAACTACTGAATGAAGAATTTACCGAAGATTATTCCAAAAGAATGGAAACCTTAAAGAAACATCACATTGCTCTTTGGGATGTCATTGATTCCTGCGAAAGAAAAGGAAGTCTGGATTCCGAGATTAAAAACGAAGAAGCCAATCAGATTGAAGAACTGCTGGAGAGACATCCAAATGTAAAAGCAATCTTCTGTAACGGCGGAAAATCATATAAGAATTTACAAAAGATTTTAGGGAAAAACTATAAGCTTCCTATTTTCCTCATGCCATCAACAAGTCCGCTTCATACCATTTCATTTGAAAGAAAATTTGAAGAATGGAAGAAGGTGTTGGGGTTTTTGAAGGTTTGA